The following are encoded together in the Arvicanthis niloticus isolate mArvNil1 chromosome 9, mArvNil1.pat.X, whole genome shotgun sequence genome:
- the Rad51ap1 gene encoding RAD51-associated protein 1 isoform X1 — MVRPTRNKKPVNYSQFEDSGNDSDDDFVSSPIPVNKSKTVPKVSKQDKPKPNLKNLQKEEVLPTEPPKKRVALDDKVFQRGLEVALALSVKELPALTSQMTKSEEKSTDKEGKRKTEKTDKPPRVSNCSVASDDVDLDKITEEEDAKSVEGERKVTSPAKAPRRRVLSEGSGNSSANDTEPESATGEDSESDPDFDESEESDEDFGVRKVTSVDPAPAAIKSGSPSLPQAVGLPSEANRKPAKLCSPSAESKRPKWVPPAASGSRNSSSSALAGTPAKSPSQSLRLGLSRLAPVKHLHPSATSSQVR; from the exons ATGGTGCGCCCTACCAG aaataaaaaaccaGTCAATTATTCACAGTTCGAGGATTCTGGCAATGACTCTGATG ATGATTTTGTTTCTTCACCTATACCTGTAAACAAGTCAAAAACCGTGCCAAAGGtatcaaaacaagacaaaccaaAACCTAACTTGAAGAATCTTCAAAAAGAAGAGGTCTTACCAACAGAACCCCCTAAAAAAAG GGTGGCTTTAGATGACAAGGTCTTCCAGAGAGGTCTAGAAGTTGCCCTGGCTTTGTCTGTGAAGGAGCTTCCAGCACTCACCAGCCAAATGACGAAGTCTGAAGAAAAAA gcactgacaaagaaggcaaaaggaaaacagaaaaaaccgATAAACCTCCTCGTGTCTCTAACTGCAGTGTGGCCAGTGATGATGTAG ATCTGGACAAGATCACAGAGGAGGAGGATGCCAAGAGCgttgaaggagagagaaaagtgaCATCTCCAGCCAAGGCTCCAAGGAGGAGGGTCCTTTCAGAAGGCAGTGGTAACAGCAGTGCTAATGACACTGAGCCAGAGAGTGCGACTG GTGAAGATTCAGAAAGTGATCCTGATTTTGATGAAAGTGAAGAAAGTGATGAAGACTTTGGTGTGAGGAAag TGACTTCAGTAGACCCAGCTCCAGCTGCCATCAAGTCAGGATCTCCGTCCTTACCCCAGGCAGTTGGTCTTCCTTCTGAGGCCAATAGGAAACCAGCAAAACTGTGCAGCCCTTCAGCTGAAAGCAAGAGGCCCAAGTGGGTCCCTCCAG CTGCCTCTGGGAGCAGAAACTCTAGCAGCAGTGCATTGGCAGGAACACCAGCCAAGTCCCCGAGTCAGAGCCTGCGTCTGGGCCTTTCCCGATTGGCACCAGTTAAACATTTGCATCCAAGTGCCACAAGCAGCCAAGTACGGTAG
- the Rad51ap1 gene encoding RAD51-associated protein 1 isoform X3, which produces MVRPTRNKKPVNYSQFEDSGNDSDDDFVSSPIPVNKSKTVPKVSKQDKPKPNLKNLQKEEVLPTEPPKKRVALDDKVFQRGLEVALALSVKELPALTSQMTKSEEKSTDKEGKRKTEKTDKPPRVSNCSVASDDVDLDKITEEEDAKSVEGERKVTSPAKAPRRRVLSEGSGNSSANDTEPESATGEDSESDPDFDESEESDEDFGVRKGKETKKKTVQKKPRAETKERKSKPKCEASVTSVDPAPAAIKSGSPSLPQAVGLPSEANRKPAKLCSPSAESKRPKWVPPAASGSRNSSSSALAGTPAKSPSQSLRLGLSRLAPVKHLHPSATSSQVR; this is translated from the exons ATGGTGCGCCCTACCAG aaataaaaaaccaGTCAATTATTCACAGTTCGAGGATTCTGGCAATGACTCTGATG ATGATTTTGTTTCTTCACCTATACCTGTAAACAAGTCAAAAACCGTGCCAAAGGtatcaaaacaagacaaaccaaAACCTAACTTGAAGAATCTTCAAAAAGAAGAGGTCTTACCAACAGAACCCCCTAAAAAAAG GGTGGCTTTAGATGACAAGGTCTTCCAGAGAGGTCTAGAAGTTGCCCTGGCTTTGTCTGTGAAGGAGCTTCCAGCACTCACCAGCCAAATGACGAAGTCTGAAGAAAAAA gcactgacaaagaaggcaaaaggaaaacagaaaaaaccgATAAACCTCCTCGTGTCTCTAACTGCAGTGTGGCCAGTGATGATGTAG ATCTGGACAAGATCACAGAGGAGGAGGATGCCAAGAGCgttgaaggagagagaaaagtgaCATCTCCAGCCAAGGCTCCAAGGAGGAGGGTCCTTTCAGAAGGCAGTGGTAACAGCAGTGCTAATGACACTGAGCCAGAGAGTGCGACTG GTGAAGATTCAGAAAGTGATCCTGATTTTGATGAAAGTGAAGAAAGTGATGAAGACTTTGGTGTGAGGAAaggtaaagaaacaaagaagaaaacagtgcAGAAGAAACCCAGAGCAGAAACGAAGGAAAGGAAATCAAAACCCAAATGTGAGGCATCAG TGACTTCAGTAGACCCAGCTCCAGCTGCCATCAAGTCAGGATCTCCGTCCTTACCCCAGGCAGTTGGTCTTCCTTCTGAGGCCAATAGGAAACCAGCAAAACTGTGCAGCCCTTCAGCTGAAAGCAAGAGGCCCAAGTGGGTCCCTCCAG CTGCCTCTGGGAGCAGAAACTCTAGCAGCAGTGCATTGGCAGGAACACCAGCCAAGTCCCCGAGTCAGAGCCTGCGTCTGGGCCTTTCCCGATTGGCACCAGTTAAACATTTGCATCCAAGTGCCACAAGCAGCCAAGTACGGTAG
- the Rad51ap1 gene encoding RAD51-associated protein 1 isoform X2 yields MVRPTRNKKPVNYSQFEDSGNDSDDDFVSSPIPVNKSKTVPKVSKQDKPKPNLKNLQKEEVLPTEPPKKRVALDDKVFQRGLEVALALSVKELPALTSQMTKSEEKSTDKEGKRKTEKTDKPPRVSNCSVASDDVDLDKITEEEDAKSVEGERKVTSPAKAPRRRVLSEGSGNSSANDTEPESATGEDSESDPDFDESEESDEDFGVRKGKETKKKTVQKKPRAETKERKSKPKCEASGSSTGVSLTHTEEALFVK; encoded by the exons ATGGTGCGCCCTACCAG aaataaaaaaccaGTCAATTATTCACAGTTCGAGGATTCTGGCAATGACTCTGATG ATGATTTTGTTTCTTCACCTATACCTGTAAACAAGTCAAAAACCGTGCCAAAGGtatcaaaacaagacaaaccaaAACCTAACTTGAAGAATCTTCAAAAAGAAGAGGTCTTACCAACAGAACCCCCTAAAAAAAG GGTGGCTTTAGATGACAAGGTCTTCCAGAGAGGTCTAGAAGTTGCCCTGGCTTTGTCTGTGAAGGAGCTTCCAGCACTCACCAGCCAAATGACGAAGTCTGAAGAAAAAA gcactgacaaagaaggcaaaaggaaaacagaaaaaaccgATAAACCTCCTCGTGTCTCTAACTGCAGTGTGGCCAGTGATGATGTAG ATCTGGACAAGATCACAGAGGAGGAGGATGCCAAGAGCgttgaaggagagagaaaagtgaCATCTCCAGCCAAGGCTCCAAGGAGGAGGGTCCTTTCAGAAGGCAGTGGTAACAGCAGTGCTAATGACACTGAGCCAGAGAGTGCGACTG GTGAAGATTCAGAAAGTGATCCTGATTTTGATGAAAGTGAAGAAAGTGATGAAGACTTTGGTGTGAGGAAaggtaaagaaacaaagaagaaaacagtgcAGAAGAAACCCAGAGCAGAAACGAAGGAAAGGAAATCAAAACCCAAATGTGAGGCATCAG GGTCCTCTACAGGAGTATCCCTGACACATACAGAAGAGGCATTATTTGTAAAATGA